In the Acanthopagrus latus isolate v.2019 chromosome 23, fAcaLat1.1, whole genome shotgun sequence genome, one interval contains:
- the LOC119013539 gene encoding sterile alpha motif domain-containing protein 9-like isoform X4: protein MESSSAETTAGDDSTLTPSSSIEDTSADAAGPSSCQHQADTTSAPVAARDDSTSTPGSATEDNSTAAGWQDLSCDRWTESHVGSWLRSIGIKEKYIAKLEEEEVTGPVLPSLQRNYLSSTIGMKGGQIELLLKKRDELLMPEQNKPKKGKRNETKEKVHLERDPANPSEKPSDCAEREDRPMECNKTSTSTGETLSFCDYANVDQQGKNCSYVKHNVLPPETGTENLIVPCHEYKSLEFSHDLDSIRLKSKVAKDLLKFACACMNMRTNGTIHFGIMDKNTGTHQHGEIVGFPDKRREDFVDALDYIESSFKDTNQQVDARKCIRNPRFIEVLDKEATENMEKTCVIEYDIVPKATIVKNKLYSVGIPKFSEERKKVIYEKKVPYHRVGANTPSIPDDDLVPFIQQLSKKDEQREEAESSSNRTAVDCREDQKRKLCILLTCGKTHMDDSLHYIIVTNKFQPQHLDSIQFLLHMDICCVFDFDPDSKTSGLCGKYKEQKAVTLHFLGDYENKNGLKTAEFIHSLKLFEKTSWIFCNGRKDFPSGEETCDEKMWIKTKKKKLKKAVSLICNDVLPRGSFVVLFLLMSDVEQPLVETFHEFYAEMNGHDYLAVISESKENYKKWSSLAQVSCHMSELHNISIAGMPLTHVDATVQSIQLLKNQPERTLPVFNGAVCSIKSVEESMLDSLEIISVDQCDETKVDIMSEDEIKQTEMYFYRGGKIDWINFWLADKQRCGNIIKRVAYEDTSKILDRIANCAKAIRPIESVNIYHHPGSGGSTVARQILWCWKEKIRCAVVKQGKEITTVCEHAVKLREHDERDKNNCLPVLLLLEDCKADYIDDLRRELGNVITTKKISPSVLCFILLICSRSNDPERMCRASPSQTVAVTHELKDAEKPLFSKKREELKLQIDTKHILTFVLMSEGFQPSYIQDFVKNTLTDIDHSSSVTRLIRFVALLNSYVGDSYISVSHCEASFGITTHDRARYHAFVNHLSDEAKLLFIHHREASTHISSIRIIHELVAKEILSQLSANYPQSDIAMDLINDKVLMNHRFGRDDFLMFIRALFIRRYKKSRGDPVDSAFSPLIEHVITERDGLQKAVELMKTAYIALGKEAYVAQQLARLLYTHLRFEEALEWAEEAKSLLPFDIFVLDTLAQVYKWWFYHLYDSLEGNISPKEASEIISTALKGISSFRASEKTPKKETVILNSSYQGEVDVGCRLLKFLSEVDVFLTDTGKSKLLKYLLTDYIPSEVKEPWQRFHQQLKGLRESLDHALECISEDLSYFQTEISEEDEELDARDPEQVYNPRKWLTRKTAVYATFFCDISDNSDQTAEHNSTNTAGPAETLPQFKRQMEIYKLGGGNFTSILSLLYDKNTERAGKKLETIIGMYPENLKRKCLDQRELSNFIICQIALNCTLPGSSKLLSLEKLQDLSQRFTTKGRNMSTASALFLLSLLFWPEAGDELSSTNTEILSSAVDALQKLCWQKSQDVSKGKSKIVTHFFLAKAKGLNKIVHRTAIEKHIKGPLSERKVKWLGGEVWKTREVVQLLERVKGWTENGNLFVKGGSRDSKIRVFPRYSASLPDGNERVTFYLGFSFDGVLAYDIKAVE from the exons ATGGaaagcagctctgcagagacaA cagctggagatGATTCTACTCTAACCCCTAGTTCATCTATAGAGGACACCTCAGCAGATGCTGCTG GCCCATCGTCGTGCCAACATCAAGCTGATACAACTTCAGCCCCTGTGGCAGCTCGGGATGACTCCACTTCAACTCCTGGTTCAGCTACCGAGGACAACTCAACAGCTG CAGGGTGGCAAGATCTGTCCTgtgacagatggacagagtCTCATGTCGGCTCCTGGTTGAGAAGCATTGGAATAAAAGAGAAGTACATAGCaaaactggaggaggaggaggtgacaggACCAGTTCTCCCATCTCTACAGAGGAACTACCTCAGCTCGACAATTGGAATGAAAGGCGGCCAAATCGAACTCCTACTCAAGAAAAGAGATGAACTTTTAATGCCAGAACAGAACAAaccaaagaaaggaaaaagaaatgagacaaaagaaaaggtgCATCTAGAAAGGGACCCAGCGAACCCTTCTGAAAAACCTTCTGACTGTGCAGAGAGGGAAGATAGACCTATGGAATGCAATAAAACCTCAACTTCTACAGGAGAAACTTTATCTTTCTGTGACTATGCAAACGTTGACCAGCAAGGTAAAAACTGCAGCTATGTCAAACACAATGTGCTGCCTCCAGAGACTGGAACTGAGAACCTGATCGTTCCGTGTCATGAATACAAGTCCCTTGAGTTTTCACACGATCTAGACTCAATAAGGCTAAAATCAAAAGTTGCAAAGGACCTGTTAAAAtttgcatgtgcatgcatgaaTATGCGAACCAATGGGACCATTCATTTTGGGATAATGGATAAAAATACCGGCACACATCAGCATGGTGAAATTGTAGGATTCCCtgacaagaggagagaggattTTGTAGATGCACTAGACTACATTGAAAGCAGTTTCAAAGACACAAATCAACAAGTAGATGCCAGGAAGTGCATAAGGAACCCCAGATTCATTGAGGTCCTTGACAAGGAAGCTACTGAGAATATGGAGAAAACATGTGTCATTGAATATGATATTGTACCAAAAGCAACCATTGTTAAAAATAAGCTATACAGTGTTGGTATCCCAAAATtctctgaggagagaaaaaaagtaatctATGAAAAGAAAGTTCCTTATCACAGAGTAGGAGCTAACACACCAAGCATCCCTGATGATGATCTTGTTCCTTTTATTCAACAACTGAGTAAGAAAgatgaacagagagaagaggcagaGTCTTCCAGCAATCGAACAGCTgttgactgcagagaggatcaAAAAAGGAAACTCTGCATCCTCTTAACATGTGGGAAAACACATATGGACGACTCTCTTCATTACATCATAGTGACCAACAAATTTCAGCCACAGCATCTCGACAGCATACAATTCTTGCTTCACATGGATAtatgctgtgtgtttgattttgaccCTGACTCAAAGACATCTGGTCTTTGTGGTAAATATAAGGAGCAGAAGGCGGTAACCCTTCACTTTCTGGGTgactatgaaaataaaaatggactgaaaactgctgaattcattcattctttgaAGCTTTTTGAGAAAACAAGCTGGATTTTCTGCAATGGAAGGAAAGATTTCCCCAGTGGAGAGGAAACCTGTGATGAAAAAatgtggataaaaacaaaaaagaagaagttgaAAAAGGCGGTGTCTCTCATCTGCAATGACGTACTTCCCAGAGGCTCATTTGTTGTCCTCTTCCTGCTCATGTCTGATGTTGAGCAGCCACTTGTTGAGACATTCCATGAATTCTATGCTGAGATGAATGGACACGATTATTTGGCAGTCATATCAGAGTCAAAGGAAAACTACAAAAAGTGGTCAAGTCTTGCCCAGGTGTCTTGTCACATGTCTGAGCTCCACAACATCAGCATTGCTGGAATGCCACTGACTCATGTGGATGCCACAGTTCAAAGTATTCAGCTCTTAAAGAATCAACCCGAAAGGACATTGCCGGTCTTCAATGGAGCAGTATGCTCCATAAAGTCAGTTGAAGAGTCTATGCTAGATTCTTTGGAAATCATCAGTGTTGACCAGTGTGATGAAACAAAGGTGGATATCATGAGTGAGGACGAAATCAAACAGACTGAGATGTATTTCTATCGAGGGGGAAAAATAGACTGGATCAATTTCTggcttgctgacaaacaaagGTGTGGAAACATCATAAAGAGAGTTGCCTATGAAGACACAAGCAAAATCCTGGACCGTATAGCAAATTGTGCCAAAGCCATACGTCCCATTGAGAGTGTGAACATATATCATCATCCTGGCAGTGGTGGAAGTACAGTGGCTCGACAGATCCTCTGGtgctggaaagaaaaaataagatgtGCAGTTGTCAAACAGGGTAAGGAAATCACAACCGTGTGTGAGCACGCAGTGAAACTGAGAGAACACGacgagagagacaaaaacaactgtcTTCCAGTGCTCCTGCTCTTGGAGGACTGCAAAGCAGATTACATAGATGATCTCAGACGGGAGCTTGGAAATGTCATTACAACCAAAAAAATTAGCCCCTCTGTTCTGTGCTTTATCCTCCTCATCTGCAGCAGGTCCAATGATCCAGAAAGAATGTGCAGAGCATCACCATCTCAAACAGTGGCAGTCACACACGAGCTCAAAGATGCAGAGAAGCCATTGTTCTCAAAAAAACGTGAGGAACTCAAACTTCAAATCGACACAAaacacatcctcacatttgTGTTGATGAGTGAAGGGTTTCAGCCAAGTTACATTCAGGATTTTGTGAAAAACACTCTAACTGATATTGATCATTCATCATCAGTCACTCGCCTCATTAGATTTGTGGCTCTCTTGAATTCCTATGTTGGAGACTCATACATATCTGTATCACACTGTGAGGCATCTTTTGGAATAACCACCCATGACAGAGCTCGGTATCATGCATTTGTGAATCATCTCAGTGATGAAGCTAAGCTTCTCTTCATCCACCATAGAGAAGCTTCAACACACATCTCATCGATACGAATTATTCATGAACTGGTGGCGAAGGAAATTCTGAGTCAGCTGTCTGCAAATTATCCTCAGAGCGATATTGCCATGGATCTCATCAATGACAAGGTACTCATGAATCATAGGTTCGGCCGTGATGACTTCCTGATGTTCATCAGAGCTCTTTTCATCAGACGCTACAAAAAGAGCAGAGGGGATCCAGTAGACTCAGCCTTTTCACCCCTTATTGAGCATGTCATCACAGAAAGAGATGGTCTTCAGAAAGCTGTTGAACTCATGAAAACTGCTTACATAGCTTTGGGAAAAGAGGCATACGTGGCACAACAGCTTGCCCGactgctttacacacatttgAGATTTGAAGAGGCCCTAGAATGGGCAGAGGAAGCAAAATCTCTTCTTCCATTTGATATATTTGTCCTTGACACCTTGGCACAAGTTTACAAGTGGTGGTTTTACCACTTGTATGACAGCCTAGAGGGGAACATATCCCCTAAAGAGGCAAGTGAAATCATAAGCACTGCACTAAAAGGAATTTCTTCTTTTCGGGCCTCAGAGAAAACACCAAAGAAAGAGACGGTGATCCTTAACAGTTCGTACCAGGGAGAGGTAGATGTTGGCTGCAGGCTGTTAAAATTCCTGTCTGAGGTAGATGTTTTCTTGACCGATACAGGAAAATCAAAATTGCTGAAGTATTTGCTAACAGACTACATACCATCAGAGGTCAAAGAACCATGGCAGAGGTTTCATCAGCAGTTGAAAGGATTacgggagagcttggaccacGCACTTGAGTGCATTTCTGAAGACCTTAGCTACTTTCAGACTGAAATTAGCGAAGAGGATGAAGAGCTTGATGCACGGGATCCTGAACAAGTATACAATCCTAGGAAATGGCTGACAAGGAAAACCGCTGTATAtgctacatttttttgtgatataTCAGACAACAGTGACCAAACAGCTGAGCACAACAGTACCAACACGGCTGGTCCAGCAGAGACACTTCCTCAGTTcaaaagacagatggagatCTACAAGCTTGGTGGAGGAAATTTTACGTCCATCCTCTCATTGCTTTATGACAAGAACACAGAGAGGGCAGGTAAAAAACTTGAGACAATAATTGGCATGTACCCGGAGaacctgaaaagaaaatgcttggATCAGAGAGAACTTTCAAACTTCATCATTTGCCAGATAGCTCTCAACTGTACTCTGCCCGGATCCTCAAAGCTCCTGTCGCTTGAAAAGCTTCAAGATCTCAGCCAGAGATTTACCACAAAGGGGAGAAACATGTCGACAGCAAGtgctctcttccttctctcccttctgTTTTGGCCTGAGGCTGGCGATGAGCTTAGTTCTACTAATACAGAGATCCTTTCATCAGCCGTTGATGCACTTCAGAAACTCTGCTGGCAAAAAAGCCAAGATGTTTCTAAAGGGAAAAGCAAAATAGTGACCCACTTCTTTCTGGCAAAGGCAAAAGGTCTCAACAAGATTGTCCACAGAACTGCCATTGAAAAGCATATCAAAGGGCCTCtaagtgaaagaaaagtgaaatggCTTGGAGGGGAAGTTTGGAAAACCAGGGAAGTTGTGCAGCTACTGGAACGTGTCAAAGGATggacagaaaatggaaacttgTTTGTGAAAGGTGGATCCAGAGACAGCAAGATAAGGGTCTTTCCGCGATATTCTGCCTCCTTGCCTGACGGAAATGAAAGGGTCACCTTCTACCTGGGCTTTTCATTTGATGGAGTGCTTGCCTATGACATCAAAGCAGTAGAATAA
- the LOC119013539 gene encoding sterile alpha motif domain-containing protein 9-like isoform X6, with translation MESSSAETTGDDSTLTPSSSIEDTSADAAGPSSCQHQADTTSAPVAARDDSTSTPGSATEDNSTAAGWQDLSCDRWTESHVGSWLRSIGIKEKYIAKLEEEEVTGPVLPSLQRNYLSSTIGMKGGQIELLLKKRDELLMPEQNKPKKGKRNETKEKVHLERDPANPSEKPSDCAEREDRPMECNKTSTSTGETLSFCDYANVDQQGKNCSYVKHNVLPPETGTENLIVPCHEYKSLEFSHDLDSIRLKSKVAKDLLKFACACMNMRTNGTIHFGIMDKNTGTHQHGEIVGFPDKRREDFVDALDYIESSFKDTNQQVDARKCIRNPRFIEVLDKEATENMEKTCVIEYDIVPKATIVKNKLYSVGIPKFSEERKKVIYEKKVPYHRVGANTPSIPDDDLVPFIQQLSKKDEQREEAESSSNRTAVDCREDQKRKLCILLTCGKTHMDDSLHYIIVTNKFQPQHLDSIQFLLHMDICCVFDFDPDSKTSGLCGKYKEQKAVTLHFLGDYENKNGLKTAEFIHSLKLFEKTSWIFCNGRKDFPSGEETCDEKMWIKTKKKKLKKAVSLICNDVLPRGSFVVLFLLMSDVEQPLVETFHEFYAEMNGHDYLAVISESKENYKKWSSLAQVSCHMSELHNISIAGMPLTHVDATVQSIQLLKNQPERTLPVFNGAVCSIKSVEESMLDSLEIISVDQCDETKVDIMSEDEIKQTEMYFYRGGKIDWINFWLADKQRCGNIIKRVAYEDTSKILDRIANCAKAIRPIESVNIYHHPGSGGSTVARQILWCWKEKIRCAVVKQGKEITTVCEHAVKLREHDERDKNNCLPVLLLLEDCKADYIDDLRRELGNVITTKKISPSVLCFILLICSRSNDPERMCRASPSQTVAVTHELKDAEKPLFSKKREELKLQIDTKHILTFVLMSEGFQPSYIQDFVKNTLTDIDHSSSVTRLIRFVALLNSYVGDSYISVSHCEASFGITTHDRARYHAFVNHLSDEAKLLFIHHREASTHISSIRIIHELVAKEILSQLSANYPQSDIAMDLINDKVLMNHRFGRDDFLMFIRALFIRRYKKSRGDPVDSAFSPLIEHVITERDGLQKAVELMKTAYIALGKEAYVAQQLARLLYTHLRFEEALEWAEEAKSLLPFDIFVLDTLAQVYKWWFYHLYDSLEGNISPKEASEIISTALKGISSFRASEKTPKKETVILNSSYQGEVDVGCRLLKFLSEVDVFLTDTGKSKLLKYLLTDYIPSEVKEPWQRFHQQLKGLRESLDHALECISEDLSYFQTEISEEDEELDARDPEQVYNPRKWLTRKTAVYATFFCDISDNSDQTAEHNSTNTAGPAETLPQFKRQMEIYKLGGGNFTSILSLLYDKNTERAGKKLETIIGMYPENLKRKCLDQRELSNFIICQIALNCTLPGSSKLLSLEKLQDLSQRFTTKGRNMSTASALFLLSLLFWPEAGDELSSTNTEILSSAVDALQKLCWQKSQDVSKGKSKIVTHFFLAKAKGLNKIVHRTAIEKHIKGPLSERKVKWLGGEVWKTREVVQLLERVKGWTENGNLFVKGGSRDSKIRVFPRYSASLPDGNERVTFYLGFSFDGVLAYDIKAVE, from the exons ATGGaaagcagctctgcagagacaA ctggagatGATTCTACTCTAACCCCTAGTTCATCTATAGAGGACACCTCAGCAGATGCTGCTG GCCCATCGTCGTGCCAACATCAAGCTGATACAACTTCAGCCCCTGTGGCAGCTCGGGATGACTCCACTTCAACTCCTGGTTCAGCTACCGAGGACAACTCAACAGCTG CAGGGTGGCAAGATCTGTCCTgtgacagatggacagagtCTCATGTCGGCTCCTGGTTGAGAAGCATTGGAATAAAAGAGAAGTACATAGCaaaactggaggaggaggaggtgacaggACCAGTTCTCCCATCTCTACAGAGGAACTACCTCAGCTCGACAATTGGAATGAAAGGCGGCCAAATCGAACTCCTACTCAAGAAAAGAGATGAACTTTTAATGCCAGAACAGAACAAaccaaagaaaggaaaaagaaatgagacaaaagaaaaggtgCATCTAGAAAGGGACCCAGCGAACCCTTCTGAAAAACCTTCTGACTGTGCAGAGAGGGAAGATAGACCTATGGAATGCAATAAAACCTCAACTTCTACAGGAGAAACTTTATCTTTCTGTGACTATGCAAACGTTGACCAGCAAGGTAAAAACTGCAGCTATGTCAAACACAATGTGCTGCCTCCAGAGACTGGAACTGAGAACCTGATCGTTCCGTGTCATGAATACAAGTCCCTTGAGTTTTCACACGATCTAGACTCAATAAGGCTAAAATCAAAAGTTGCAAAGGACCTGTTAAAAtttgcatgtgcatgcatgaaTATGCGAACCAATGGGACCATTCATTTTGGGATAATGGATAAAAATACCGGCACACATCAGCATGGTGAAATTGTAGGATTCCCtgacaagaggagagaggattTTGTAGATGCACTAGACTACATTGAAAGCAGTTTCAAAGACACAAATCAACAAGTAGATGCCAGGAAGTGCATAAGGAACCCCAGATTCATTGAGGTCCTTGACAAGGAAGCTACTGAGAATATGGAGAAAACATGTGTCATTGAATATGATATTGTACCAAAAGCAACCATTGTTAAAAATAAGCTATACAGTGTTGGTATCCCAAAATtctctgaggagagaaaaaaagtaatctATGAAAAGAAAGTTCCTTATCACAGAGTAGGAGCTAACACACCAAGCATCCCTGATGATGATCTTGTTCCTTTTATTCAACAACTGAGTAAGAAAgatgaacagagagaagaggcagaGTCTTCCAGCAATCGAACAGCTgttgactgcagagaggatcaAAAAAGGAAACTCTGCATCCTCTTAACATGTGGGAAAACACATATGGACGACTCTCTTCATTACATCATAGTGACCAACAAATTTCAGCCACAGCATCTCGACAGCATACAATTCTTGCTTCACATGGATAtatgctgtgtgtttgattttgaccCTGACTCAAAGACATCTGGTCTTTGTGGTAAATATAAGGAGCAGAAGGCGGTAACCCTTCACTTTCTGGGTgactatgaaaataaaaatggactgaaaactgctgaattcattcattctttgaAGCTTTTTGAGAAAACAAGCTGGATTTTCTGCAATGGAAGGAAAGATTTCCCCAGTGGAGAGGAAACCTGTGATGAAAAAatgtggataaaaacaaaaaagaagaagttgaAAAAGGCGGTGTCTCTCATCTGCAATGACGTACTTCCCAGAGGCTCATTTGTTGTCCTCTTCCTGCTCATGTCTGATGTTGAGCAGCCACTTGTTGAGACATTCCATGAATTCTATGCTGAGATGAATGGACACGATTATTTGGCAGTCATATCAGAGTCAAAGGAAAACTACAAAAAGTGGTCAAGTCTTGCCCAGGTGTCTTGTCACATGTCTGAGCTCCACAACATCAGCATTGCTGGAATGCCACTGACTCATGTGGATGCCACAGTTCAAAGTATTCAGCTCTTAAAGAATCAACCCGAAAGGACATTGCCGGTCTTCAATGGAGCAGTATGCTCCATAAAGTCAGTTGAAGAGTCTATGCTAGATTCTTTGGAAATCATCAGTGTTGACCAGTGTGATGAAACAAAGGTGGATATCATGAGTGAGGACGAAATCAAACAGACTGAGATGTATTTCTATCGAGGGGGAAAAATAGACTGGATCAATTTCTggcttgctgacaaacaaagGTGTGGAAACATCATAAAGAGAGTTGCCTATGAAGACACAAGCAAAATCCTGGACCGTATAGCAAATTGTGCCAAAGCCATACGTCCCATTGAGAGTGTGAACATATATCATCATCCTGGCAGTGGTGGAAGTACAGTGGCTCGACAGATCCTCTGGtgctggaaagaaaaaataagatgtGCAGTTGTCAAACAGGGTAAGGAAATCACAACCGTGTGTGAGCACGCAGTGAAACTGAGAGAACACGacgagagagacaaaaacaactgtcTTCCAGTGCTCCTGCTCTTGGAGGACTGCAAAGCAGATTACATAGATGATCTCAGACGGGAGCTTGGAAATGTCATTACAACCAAAAAAATTAGCCCCTCTGTTCTGTGCTTTATCCTCCTCATCTGCAGCAGGTCCAATGATCCAGAAAGAATGTGCAGAGCATCACCATCTCAAACAGTGGCAGTCACACACGAGCTCAAAGATGCAGAGAAGCCATTGTTCTCAAAAAAACGTGAGGAACTCAAACTTCAAATCGACACAAaacacatcctcacatttgTGTTGATGAGTGAAGGGTTTCAGCCAAGTTACATTCAGGATTTTGTGAAAAACACTCTAACTGATATTGATCATTCATCATCAGTCACTCGCCTCATTAGATTTGTGGCTCTCTTGAATTCCTATGTTGGAGACTCATACATATCTGTATCACACTGTGAGGCATCTTTTGGAATAACCACCCATGACAGAGCTCGGTATCATGCATTTGTGAATCATCTCAGTGATGAAGCTAAGCTTCTCTTCATCCACCATAGAGAAGCTTCAACACACATCTCATCGATACGAATTATTCATGAACTGGTGGCGAAGGAAATTCTGAGTCAGCTGTCTGCAAATTATCCTCAGAGCGATATTGCCATGGATCTCATCAATGACAAGGTACTCATGAATCATAGGTTCGGCCGTGATGACTTCCTGATGTTCATCAGAGCTCTTTTCATCAGACGCTACAAAAAGAGCAGAGGGGATCCAGTAGACTCAGCCTTTTCACCCCTTATTGAGCATGTCATCACAGAAAGAGATGGTCTTCAGAAAGCTGTTGAACTCATGAAAACTGCTTACATAGCTTTGGGAAAAGAGGCATACGTGGCACAACAGCTTGCCCGactgctttacacacatttgAGATTTGAAGAGGCCCTAGAATGGGCAGAGGAAGCAAAATCTCTTCTTCCATTTGATATATTTGTCCTTGACACCTTGGCACAAGTTTACAAGTGGTGGTTTTACCACTTGTATGACAGCCTAGAGGGGAACATATCCCCTAAAGAGGCAAGTGAAATCATAAGCACTGCACTAAAAGGAATTTCTTCTTTTCGGGCCTCAGAGAAAACACCAAAGAAAGAGACGGTGATCCTTAACAGTTCGTACCAGGGAGAGGTAGATGTTGGCTGCAGGCTGTTAAAATTCCTGTCTGAGGTAGATGTTTTCTTGACCGATACAGGAAAATCAAAATTGCTGAAGTATTTGCTAACAGACTACATACCATCAGAGGTCAAAGAACCATGGCAGAGGTTTCATCAGCAGTTGAAAGGATTacgggagagcttggaccacGCACTTGAGTGCATTTCTGAAGACCTTAGCTACTTTCAGACTGAAATTAGCGAAGAGGATGAAGAGCTTGATGCACGGGATCCTGAACAAGTATACAATCCTAGGAAATGGCTGACAAGGAAAACCGCTGTATAtgctacatttttttgtgatataTCAGACAACAGTGACCAAACAGCTGAGCACAACAGTACCAACACGGCTGGTCCAGCAGAGACACTTCCTCAGTTcaaaagacagatggagatCTACAAGCTTGGTGGAGGAAATTTTACGTCCATCCTCTCATTGCTTTATGACAAGAACACAGAGAGGGCAGGTAAAAAACTTGAGACAATAATTGGCATGTACCCGGAGaacctgaaaagaaaatgcttggATCAGAGAGAACTTTCAAACTTCATCATTTGCCAGATAGCTCTCAACTGTACTCTGCCCGGATCCTCAAAGCTCCTGTCGCTTGAAAAGCTTCAAGATCTCAGCCAGAGATTTACCACAAAGGGGAGAAACATGTCGACAGCAAGtgctctcttccttctctcccttctgTTTTGGCCTGAGGCTGGCGATGAGCTTAGTTCTACTAATACAGAGATCCTTTCATCAGCCGTTGATGCACTTCAGAAACTCTGCTGGCAAAAAAGCCAAGATGTTTCTAAAGGGAAAAGCAAAATAGTGACCCACTTCTTTCTGGCAAAGGCAAAAGGTCTCAACAAGATTGTCCACAGAACTGCCATTGAAAAGCATATCAAAGGGCCTCtaagtgaaagaaaagtgaaatggCTTGGAGGGGAAGTTTGGAAAACCAGGGAAGTTGTGCAGCTACTGGAACGTGTCAAAGGATggacagaaaatggaaacttgTTTGTGAAAGGTGGATCCAGAGACAGCAAGATAAGGGTCTTTCCGCGATATTCTGCCTCCTTGCCTGACGGAAATGAAAGGGTCACCTTCTACCTGGGCTTTTCATTTGATGGAGTGCTTGCCTATGACATCAAAGCAGTAGAATAA